The sequence CCGTCATTTACAAATACCTCAATGGACGAGCGATCGACAAACACCTGCAGCTTCAACGTACTGCTTGTTTCCGGCAAGGTAACCGCGCTTATAGATGTATCTCCAGCACCAGAAGTGCAACAATCCAGAAGCAGTTTGCGCTCACTGGGCAAATACCGGATAACCGTTCTTTCCTGGCCATCCTCTGAGACCAGCAGGCTCAGTTCAAGCAGCTTCGCTTGTATGCCCTCAAGGTCAAACTCAACGATCCATTCGCAGCCTTGACCGTTCTTCAAGCTCCAAACAGCGCTTTCACCTGCCGCGAGGGTCACACCGGAAACCATTATTCCTTCCTCCCGCAGTAGCTCCAACTCAGGCACCGGCCGGGAGGCTAGCTTTCCATCCAGCATTAGAACCAGTTCACGCGGAACTGTCATTGCGCCATACCAGCCGCGATCCTCACGTGCCATCTCCGCTCCCCAGTGATCCATCCAGGCGATCATGATCCTTCTACCTTGATTGTCCAGTAGTGTCTGCGCCGCATAGAAGTCAGGTCCGTGATCAAGCATTGCTTCTTGCTCCGGTGTGAATTTGCCGCTCTCATAATCCATTTCGCCGACCATATATAAATTTTTCGCACCCTCCATATTCATGGGCGACAGCACCAGTACATGCTTATCGCCAAGGGGGAACAGATCGGGACATTCCCACATATCGCCATGGGTGCCGTCACTTTCGGCTGCCACTCCCATGTACGCCCATTCCTCCAGATCCGCTGAGCGGTAGAGCAGCGCTTGGCCTTTGCCTTCTCTCCCGGAGCCGATCACCATATACCACAGCTCCCCATGACGCCAGACCTTCGGATCACGGAAACCTGTATTCCCTTCATCCGGGGAGACGGCAATCAGTGGATTAGCGGGATGCTTGTCAAAAGTAATCCCATCTACGCTCGTAGCCGCACACTGCACTTCCATCGGCTGCCTGCCGTCGACATGACCGGTATAGATCAAGGTCAATACGCCATCCTGTTCAATGGCACTGCCGGACCAGCAGCCGTAACCGCCGCTTTGCCCCAACTCATAAGGCTCGGTGGGTGCCAACGCGATGGGCAGATGCTTCCAGTGCAGCAGATCTTTACTTGTCACATGGCCCCAGTGCATCGGCCCCCACTTATCACTGTAAGGATGATGCTGATAGAATAGGTGGTATTCCCCTTTGAAATAAATCAGTCCGTTCGGATCATTCATCCAGCCGGCCTCCGGCATAACGTGATATTGCAGCCGATAATCATCCTGTGCCACAATCTTCGCTGCAGCTGCTACCGCCTCATCCGCCAGCCGGATACTCTCTTTGTGTTGTTGCTTCTCTCCCGAGACATTCATGCTGCATGCTCCTATTCATTGATTAGTTGAGCTAATTGTAGCTGAGACAGAAGAGAAATCATTTCAAAATGATCGGGTGTGGAGTTGTGATGTTTTCAGGGGCTGTTGGGGCTGGGATGCCGTCCATTGCGTGAAAGTTTTGGACTTACGATCTCTGGTATCTTTGGATTTCCTGATTGGAACCGCCTCTCGCGGTAGAAATCCAAAAATAAAGGAGAACGCTATCGCTTCTCCAGTTCCAAAATTTCACTCCATTCCTATATCCCAAAGAGTAGAACATGCAAAGGGGCCTCTACTCAGAAGTTTAATCATCTGAGGAGAGACCCCTTTAAGGTTAATGCCATACTCAACACATAATGAACACTTTTAGGGAATATTGGCGGACAGAGGTTCTGTTATTATCCATCCAAATTTGTCTAGAGCCCGCATCCCATTTCACTCTTAAAGAATTTCTCCACTACCCCTGTTTCTTCAAAAAGCACTCCCGGTACTCCTTCGGGCTTTTGCCGCAATATTTTTTGAAGGAGGTACTGAAATAGCTGGAGCTGGAATAACCGACGAGCATGGCGATATCGGTCAGCTTGAGTTCGTTCTCCCGCAGGAGCTGTTCCGCCTTCGTAATTCTTAGTCTAGTGACATAATCGCTGAACGTGATCCCCACATGCTGCTTGAATAGTCCAGACAAGTAGGTCTCATTCAGATGAAACATATCTGCAAGGGAAGAGAGCGTCAGCTCATAGCTGAAATTCTCTTCCACATATTTCCTGACTGCCTCAACCATATGTTGACCATTGGAAAAGCGTGTTTTCTTCACTTCCTCCATCACGAGCTGCGCCAGCTCCTCAATCTGTCCCATCACCCCTTCACGAGACTGATAGTCGGAAATGGTCATTTGGCAATTCCACAAATATTTCTGCAGTGAGGAGCCTCCCCATTCGAATTTTTTGGCAATGGAGCTGAACAATAGCAGCATCCGCAGTGCAAGGAAGGTAAAAGCGAACATCGGTGTATCTCTTTCACTGGTAAAAATTACATCAAGCTGGTTACGGAAGGCATTCATGTCCAGGTTCTCAATCGCCTGCACCAGCTTCCGTTCTGCCTCCGGGGAGAAGGCTCGCGTCAGCTCCCGCACCCGCTCGCCATCGCCATTCTTATAGACTGTACTTTGGCTCCAGGACAGCATGCAGGAAGCATAACCGTTCTTTAGCCGCTTTAGTCCCTTCATTTCCTCCCCTATCCCCGATACACTTTCCAGCTTCAGATAGCTGCTAATGTTCCGCTTCAGCTCTTGTACGAAACGTTCAGCTTTGCTGTGTTGCTCCGCCCCCTTCTTCACGATGATCAGAAAATACATCATGGAGGAATTGCTCACATCACTGAACGGGTACAGCCCTTTCCATTTGGCTGCAGTCTCCCGGCATAACATTTGAAAGGCCAAATTCAGCAGATCCCGGCGTTCCTGCCGGTCTGTCATTCGTCCTTCCGGGATTCTCATCTCCATGGCCACAAACTGTACCACCAAATCATCCGCAGCAAGCGGAGTCAGCTGGAGCTGCTGCAATCGTTCTTTTACAGCCGCTACGCTGTACCACTCATCCTTCACCATTTGCAGCAAAAAATTCTCCTGCAGCAGCCTAAGCTGCTCATTCTTCCGCAGTAATTCCAGCTGAGAGGCTCGAATATGCTCATGCTCCGCCTTAATATCTTCCCCAAGCTTGCCAAGCAGCTCATTCAGTTCACTGCGCGCTACCGGCTTAAGCAAATAATCCTTCACTCCGAGCTGAATAGCCGCTTTTAAATAATCAAAGTCAGAGTACCCCGACAACACAACAGTCCGCAGGAACGGATACCGCTGCTTGCATATTCTAATAAATTCAATACCATCCATCTGCGGCATACGGATGTCGGAGATAACCACCTGTGGCAAGGGTCCTCGTTCCAGCAGCTCCAGTGCCTCACTTCCGCTTGCAGCCTCCGATACAATGGCAAAGCCGGCAGCCTCCCAGTCAATCTTGGCTTTGATACTATTGCGCACGCCCTTTTCATCATCAACCAGCATAATTTCGAACATCATTTCACCCCTTGATCATTGGCAGCATTAACGAAATCGTTGTCCCCGTCCCCATTTTCGAATCCAGCACAAATTCAAACTGTTCATCATAATACAAAAGACATCGGGATAGCACATTTCGCAGTCCAATGCTGTCTCCCTTATCGTTTAGAATCCCCACGCTGTCCTTCAGCTCCGTATCAGCAATGATATTACGAATCAGCTCCTGCGTCATTCCAACACCGTTGTCCTGAATCTTCAAGTGCAGACGACCTTCAAACAAGCAAGACGTAAGCGTAACCTCGGCGATACCACCTTTTTCCAGACTATACTTCACGGCATTCTCGACCAGCGGCTGTAAAATGAACTTCGCAATCAACAGATCATCGGCTTCAGCCTCTTGGTTAATCTTCACAACAAGATGATCCTCGTGACGCAGCTTCAAGATAAATAAGTAATCATGGATATAACTGAACTCCTCGCTGACTTTGACCAGATCGCTATCCAGGTTCAGAGAATATCGCATCATTTTTGCCAAGGCCTCTGTTGCATCCATGACCAGATCCTCTCTTTTCATCGCCGCAAGACCGCTGATGATCTCCAGGGTGTTGTTGTAAAAATGCGGATTAATCTGCAGCAGGAGCGCCTTGTATTCGGCATTCTTCCGCCGCAGATTGGTCTCAAACTCTGTCTCGATCAAATACTGCAGCCGATGGGTCATCTGTTCGAACACGCCAGTCACATATCCGACTTCGCTCTTCCTAGCTCTAACCTTTGGCATATTCTTCAACGCTAGCTCAAATTGTCCGTGTTTGACATGTCTCATCGCCCGCGCCATCGTACTCAGAGGTTTCGTAATATCGGTAGACAACCATAAAGCAACAACAATAACAACGATAAGTAGAACAAAGCTGGCATACAACAGCGTTTCTTTGATATGAGTAATGGTGGCATACAATTCCGCCTCTGGCACTTCACCGACAATCAACCAGTCTTGCGCTGGAAGTTTACGGTAAAAGAACAAATAATCCATACCTTTCAGGTGGAGCGGAAAAATTCCGCTGGTCTGCCCATCCCTATTATTTTCAAGAATATAAAGCCCCTCGTTAAGCACATTTTCGTAGCCAGACAGGTTCTGGTTTAACACACTGAGGCCATCATCAGTCAGCAAAAAAGCCTTACCACTCTTGCCAAAGCTAATCTTGTCAATATCCTCGCGGAGCAGTTCTGAAGGATAGTTAACTTTGATCACCCCTACATTTTTTAACGATTGCAGCTGCACCAGAGGCAGCACCAAGCTGTTAATATCCCGCGCCCGCATGCTGTCATCAGCCTGTTCTTTGTCCTTATGTGCTTGCGTCCAGCGAACGTCTTGTTCCTTGTACTGCTTATACCAGATACTATTCCTGTAACTCTTATCCTGCGTCCAGAGCCCTCCCTCTTCCTCCGCAAAGGTTGAGATGGAGATCACATTCGAATTATTAATGGCATAGGAAGAGAGAAACTCCCGCAGCTTTTGCTTGGCCAAAAATTGTTCGCCCTTTGTACTCTCATCATTCAGATCAGCCGTGATCCAATCCTGCGTAGTATCGCTGCTCAGAATCTGATTGCCTGTATCCTCGATTTGGGTCAATAGCGTACTGACATGGGAAGCATACTGATCAATGGTTTGCAGGGTCGAGGTCTGGGTGGACGCTTGGATCAGCTTGGCAGATTCCCTGCTCAGGATAAAGACAACAGCGGTAATCGGAATAATCAACAAAATTGAAAAAACCAGCATCAATCTGCTGCGTAACGAGTACAACATGTTTTCGCGCTCCTTGCCTATCAGTATGATCCAAAAACTCAAGAAGAAACGGCTTCGCCGTCCTTTTATGGACGGTGCCCGTTTCTTCGAGAAAAATAAACATAATTTATCGTGTGAAACCTATACATTCTTATCTTTCAGAAAGAGACGACCGGTATCCCGGAATCGCCTCTTTTGAAATGCATTGCGAGCTTTTTTTTATTTTTGTGGCAGATCCTTATAGGCTTTGTCTATTTTTTTGATGGCATCAGCAATAGAGGCATCAATGTTGCGGCCGCTGATCGTAACTTCTTCGAACACTTTGTTAACGGCTTCCGACATTTGCGGAAAGATTGGTGTGATTGGGCGCGGTCTGCCGAATTTCTGGTTTTGGACTACAAAGATATTCTTCGGATATTCGTTCAGCTCCGGAAATTCCTTGGATACGGAATAGCGGGCTGGAATATCCTTCGTGATCGTGCAATAGGTTAAGGCACCGTCATGCCCGGTTACCCAGTTCACAAATTGCCAAGCAGCCTCAGCATTTTTACTCTTGGAGGATATCGCCAACGACCAGCTACCGTTCGCTACTGCCTGTTGTACTTCTTTTGGTAGAGGAGCAATGTCGAAATCTTCTCCTAATTTAAAATTCGGAAATTTATCCGCATAATTCGAGAGCGACCATGAACCGTCAATCGTCATCGCCAGTTTGCTGTTAGGAAACGGTTCAGGTGGATACTCAAGTGACGATACCTTGTCTTTATTATAGAGGTCAGAGAAGAACTGCAACGCTTTTTTGGTCTCCGGCTTATCCAGATAGCCTTTGGAGGTCGTTCCGTCCGGACTCATAATCTCGCCGCCAAACTGCCAGATAATCGGATATTTGAAGTACGCCGTTCCACCCGCATTGCCAAAGCCCTGCGCCGGATCTATTCCGTAAATCCCTTTTGCTGGATCATTAACCTTTTTGGCCGCATCCAATACCTGATCCCAGGTCCAAGCTTCCTCTGGGTTTTTAGATGGAAGAGCAATTCCCTTTTCTTCGAACATTTTTTTATTATAGAATAAAGCAATTGAGGATTCCGTAAGTGGCGCCATATAAATTTCGTTCTGATAAGTATACGTAGCAATAGTTGATTCCGGTATATCCTCCAGATTGCCGTCTGTTTTAAAATAAGCAGTCAGCGGCTGTAATGCACCAGCTTGAGCATAGGAGGCCATATTCGGACCATCAATCGCCATAATATCCGGCGGGTTGCCCGACGCGATCGATGTACGCAGCTTGGTATCATAATCAGAATAAGGGATGGGACTCATCTCAACTTTAATATTTGGATGTTTTTCATTAAATGAAGCTACCAGTTGATCGTAGGCCGAGTTCTCTGCATCATTTCCCGAGTTTCTCCAGAACGTTAGTGTCACTTTCTCTTCTTTAGGTGTAGATGACGCCCCCGCCGGCTCTGAATTCCCTCCCTTGTCTCCACATCCGGCGAGCAGACCGAATGCTAACATCACGCTTAATACGACTCTACTCTTGCTGCTCAATAATGCTCTCCCCTTTCATCTACTTGCTTACGCTTACAACTGAATAATATCAGACCATTCCCACGATAAAATTCATTATCCTCTGCTTCGCACTTTCAAAATATTCGGGATTTCACTGAATACCTGCGCGACCCGAGTTTCTTCCGCGATCTTGAGGTGATGAAAGATAGTCAGGAGGTTATACAAAGCTTGAGCCAGCAGTATGAGATCTATATTACTACGGCAACGTTGGAATTCCCAAGCTCGTTCACGGCAAAATACGAATGGCTGCGTGAGCGGGTATGACCGGGTGAACAATTGGCAGGAGGTCCGGCATTATTTCCTTAAACAAGAACAGCCGGCTTCGCCGTCCTTTTAGGAATGAGATAGCATGCAAGCACACGCAAATGAACCCCGCCGGCAACCAACCGGTGGGGTCCATTATATTTAGAGCTTTATATCTTAAACTTCTCGACCAGACCCAGCAATTCTTTGGCACTTACCGTATTCTCATCTGCCATCGCTGCTTCCTGGAAAGTCTTCTCCACAATATCCGCCGTCTTCTCGGCAATATCCTGAACCCCAATAGCACCTTCATTAACTGTCGCGGCTACCTCATTAACCGCAATAGCGATACTGGATACCGTCATGTTCAAATGTTCAGCAGCAGTATCCAGCTGGTTCATCAGCTCATTTACCATAGAGGCATCATTATTGTATTGCTGGCTGACCTCATTCAAACGCTCGTAATCGCCCAGTACATTCTGGTCTATAAAGGAAAGGATCGCCTCAGAGTTCTCTTTCATTTGCTCAACGGAGCTGTATACACCCTTCACGACGCCTTGTATTCCTGCTGCCGTCTCCGAAGATTTCTCAGCTAACTTGCGGATCTCTCCGGCAACGACTGCGAACCCTCGGCCTGCTTCTCCCGCTCTGGCGGCCTCAATCGCTGCATTTAGTGCCAGCAGATTGGTCTGGCTCGTAATCGAAAGAATCGTATCGGCCAATACATTGATTTCCGATATCGAATTGGATTGCTCAATCGCCTTTTCCATATCAATCCGCACCGATTCATAGATCCGCTTGGCATTCTCCGTAGATTCATTCGCATCATGCTGTAAGGCCAAGGCGCGTTCCGTAATCTGGCCGGAAACTTCGGCCCCTTCCTTAACTCTGCCGGAGATCGTTCTTACGTTGTTCTCAATCTCATGAATTGCGGCGGTCATCTCTTGGGTCGAAGCCGCTGTCTCTTCCATACCTGCAGATAATTGCTCTGTAGTAGCCGAATTATCATGGGCATTTTCTCTTACGTAATTAGACAGCTTCTCCAGCGTTTCCGCATTATCCAACACCTTGGTAGAAATCGTGATTAAGCTTTCGGCCATTTCCCGCAGAACCGCCCGGGTCTTGAACATGGCTCGGGCGATTGTCCCCGTCTCATCCTTACTCTTGCCCAAATACTCATATTTTTCATTATATTCCAGATCAAGATCTGCTGTTTTATTAATCAGTTCTGTGAGCTTAACAATGGGTGAAGAAATCCTCCCCGCTACGACAAAACCAACAAATATGGTAAGCACGAGACTGATTATACCAATCAGCAGAATAAAGTTGGTCATATCATGCACAGGTTTCGTGATTTCACCGATATCCCCTGTCAGGACTAACGTCCAATTGGTTTCGGGCAATACTGTATATGCTGCTTTTTTATCCTTACCATTAAAAACATATTCCACGATGCTATCAGCCGGTTTCTCACCGCCTTTTATACGTTCAACTACAGCCTTAATCTGTGCATTCTCTACAGATGTTCCGATCTTCGTCTTATCCGGATGGTATAATATTACGCCGGTCTCATCAACCAGATAGGCATACGAGGAGGCTGCGCTCATCACCTTGGCACTTGCTAAGTACTTTATGATACTATCTGCACTTACAGCCGAAGCTACGAAGCCGATCATCTTCCCATCACTCTTTACTGGATGTACGAAAGCCAGTACAAAAGCTCCTGTGGCTTTGGACTTCAGTGTCTCACTGATTACAGGCTCACCAGTCTTAATCACAGTCTTTGTATAATTTCTGTCACTAAAATCTGTTCCCTGCGTCTTTAGGTTACTATCTGCAATGGCTATACCTTTCATATCAACAACAAACATATGCTCAAGGTTGCCAGCATCCTTCACCAGCCCTTGAAGCTTAGTATCAACTTCAGCCTGGAGCTTGTCTCCTGTTGGAATTCCGCCGTTTCCAGCTTTGAGCAGCAGATCAGTAATCTCTGTCTCTCCGGCAACCAACTGCATATTCCTTTTTTCTTTATCAATCATTGCTTCGATCGTTTCTGCTTTGTCTGTGTTGATTTGCTTCATTGAAGATTCGGTAAGATCCATAATGGTGCTGGTGGACTTATTGTACGTAAATCCTCCCATTAGTGCAGTTGAAAAGACTGTAATAGCAATCATCATAACCGATAGTTTCATTCGAATCTTCATATTAATCTACGTCCTTCCGCCTTGTTCTCTACTCGCCCCAAACGAATTACAATTTCAAAAAACGAATTACATTTATTACAATTAATATCGGAAATATGAGTATGATTATGAATATTGCAACGTAGAAAAATAGAATATATTATCGTATTTTGTCGAATTTTAAAGATTAAAGTTTTTTTATGTTTATTTTGAACTAAGACAGAAAAAAAGACAGACCGGATAATTCATCCGATCTGCCGTTTTTCCTTAACTTACATCTTAAACTTCTCGACCAGACCCAGCAATTCTTTGGCACTTACCGTATTCTCATCTGCCATCGCCGCTTCCTGAAAAGTCTTCTCCACAATATCCGCCGTCTTCTCGGCAATATCCTGAACCCCAATAGCACCTTCATTAACTGTCGCGGCTACCTCATTAACCGCAATAGCGATACTGGATACCGTCATGTTCAAATGTTCAGCAGCAGTATCAAGCTGGTTCATCAGTTCATTAACCATAGAGGCATCATTATTGTATTGTTGGCTGACCTCATTCAAACGCTCGTAATCGCCCAGTACATTCTGGTCTATAAAGGAAAGGATCGCCTCAGAGTTCTCTTTCATTTGCTCAACCGAGCTGTATACACCCTTCACGACGCCTTGTATTCCTGCTGCCGTCTCCGAAGATTTCTCGGCTAACTTGCGGATCTCTCCGGCAACGACTGCGAACCCTCGGCCTGCTTCTCCCGCTCTGGCGGCCTCAATCGCTGCATTTAGTGCCAGCAGATTGGTCTGGCTCGTAATCGAAAGAATCGTATCGGCCAATACATTGATTTCCGATATCGAATTGGATTGCTCAATCGCCTTTTCCATATCAATCCGCACCGATTCATAGATCCGCTTGGCATTCTCCGTAGATTCATTCGCATCATGCTGTAAGGCCAAGGCGCGTTCCGTAATCTGGCCGGATACTTCAGCTCCTTCTTTAACCCTGCCGGAGATGGTTCTTACGTTGTTCTCAATCTCATGAATTGCGGCTGTCATCTCTTGGGTAGAAGCCGCTGTCTCTTCCATACCTGCAGATAATTGCTCTGTAGTAGCCGAATTATCGTGGGCATTCTCTCTCACGTCATTAGACAGTTTCTCCAGCGCTTCCGCATTATCCAGCACCTTGGTAGAAATCGTGATTAAGCTTTCGGCCATTTCCCGCAGAACCGCTCGGGTCTTGAACATGGCTCGGGCGATTGTCCCCGTCTCATCCTTACTCTTGCCCAAATACTCATATTTTTCATTATATTCCAGATCAAGATCTGCTGTTTTATTAATCAGTTCTGTAAGCTTAACAATGGGTGAAGAAATCCTCCCCGCCACGACAAAACCAACAAATATGGTAAGCACGAGACTGATTATACCAATCAGCAGAATAAAGTTGGTCATATCATGTACAGGTTTCGTGATTTCACCGATATCTCCAGTCAGGACTAACGTCCAATTGGTATCGGGCAATACTGTATAAGCTGCTTTTTTATCCTTACCCTTAAAAACATATTCCACGATGCTATCAGCCGGTTTCTCACCGTCTTTTATGTGTGCTACTACAGCCTTAATCTGGGCATTCTCTACAGGTGTTCCGATCTTCGTCTTATCCGGATGGTATAATATTACGCCGGTCTCATCAACCAGATAGGCATAGGAAGAAGCTGCGCTCATCACCTTAGCATCTTCCAAATATTTCATGATACTATCCGCACTTACTGAAGCGGCTACAAATCCTATCATCTGCCCTTCGCTCATCACGGGATGTGCAAATACTACAACATAAGCACCAGTAGCTTTGGATTTCAGCGTCTCACTAATAACTGGTGCAGCAGTTTTGATCACGTCCTTCGTATAATTCCTTTCACTATAGTCTGTTCCGAGTGTCTTAGGGTTACTATCTGCTATAACAATGCCTTTCATATCAACAACAAACAGATGTTCCAGATTACCAGCATCCTTTGCCAGTCCCAAAAGCTTAGCATTGACCTCAGCTTGAAATTCGTCTCCCACTGAAATCCCACCGCTACTGGCTTTAGTAAGTATGTCAGTAATCTCTGTCTGGCCAGCTACGTTTGCCACATTTCTTTTTTCTTTATCAATCATTACTTCGATCGTTTCTGCTTTGTTCGTGTTGATTTGCTTCATTGATGATTCGGTAAGGTTCATAATAGTGCTGGTGGACTTATTGTACGTAAATCCTCCCATTAGTGCAGTTGAAAAGACCGTAATAGCAATCATCATAACCGATAGTTTCATTCGAATCTTCATCTTATTCTACTTCCTTCTCTCTGATTTCTACTTTTCACTAAATAATTTTATTTTCAGAAAACAAATCATATGTATTACAATTATATCGGGTGCCTGTGTATGATTATGAATATGTACAGCAGAAAAAAGAAAATATTATCGTATATTGTCGTATATTGTCTAAATTTAAATATCAAAGTATTTTTATTATGAATTTTGAACTAAAATAGAAAAAACGACAGACCGGATAAATTATCCGATCTGTCGTTTTTTTTAAGAATGTGCCTCTGTTTTGGGTACCCTCTTGCCTGCGTCTTCCAGCAACAAGCGCCTAGCCCTGCCCCGAATAAAAAATCCGGACGCTGCAGCTAGAATCTGCTGGAATAACATCCCCGAAATGACCGGAAGCGCAACAGCGGGAGGAAAATACTTTACGGCAAGTACAGCGCCGGCGCTCAAATTGCGCATACCGGAATTAAACTGAACCGCCACTGAATCTTCGTAATTCCAGTGAAAGCGGCGGGCCACTAATGCTCCAACCACATAGCCAAGCACAACGGTTACGAAGGTTATACCAATAATTAAGGCCAGTTTGCCATCTGGATGCTTCAAATAACGGGCAATACTGGCACCGTTAATAGCTACAACAATGAACAGTCCTACTTTAACAAATGGTGACAGCGGCGGGCCACATACGGTGCTGATCTTCCCCTTGGTCCACTGATTCAGCAGCATTCCTGCTAGAGAAGGCAACACGACCATCCACAGCAGCCCCTTCATCATATCTCCCAGCTGAATCTGTACACTCGTACCCATCAGCAGATGCAGTGTACCTGGCACGATAAGCGGTGAGAGCAAGGTATCAATCAGAATAAGTGCCAGTGTCAGCGCGATATTGCCACCGTATATGGATACCCAAACCACACTGACTACACCCGTAGGAATCGCAAACAACAGCACGTAACCCGTTACCGTATAAGGATCATCCGGAAAAATAGCCATCGCCACCAGCCAACCAATCAGCGGCATAATTACATGGAGAATCAGCATGAGGATAATCAGCTTCTGCGGTTTAACGAGAACGGTCAGCAGATCACGGAAATTGGACTTAAAGCTACCGATTAGCGTCATCATGGCAAATATCCACGGCACAAGGCCTGTGTACGGCAGCAGTCTGCTTTCGTTCAGCACACCGACCACGATCGCTGTCGGAGTGATCAGTGGCATTATTTTTTCCAAAAAGCTATTCGAGCGCACTAGTCCATTCCGAATTTGGGTAAGCATTTGGTCCTCCTTCCCTCTGTTTGAAGCTCCATTATGACGAACTTACACTCCTTGCGGAAACAATGCATCCAGCGCCGGACAAGGAAGCTTATCCAAAAATTGCGCCAACGGTGCAGGCATGTTGCTGTAAAGATCCTTAAGTGAGGTACCCTCATAGATATTGCCGATAATCACCGGATGGCATAACTCTGAAATAAGAATATCCCCGTTGCCATGCAAATGCAGCTGCTTTTTCCCTTCGATACAATG comes from Paenibacillus sp. 19GGS1-52 and encodes:
- a CDS encoding glycoside hydrolase family 32 protein, with product MNVSGEKQQHKESIRLADEAVAAAAKIVAQDDYRLQYHVMPEAGWMNDPNGLIYFKGEYHLFYQHHPYSDKWGPMHWGHVTSKDLLHWKHLPIALAPTEPYELGQSGGYGCWSGSAIEQDGVLTLIYTGHVDGRQPMEVQCAATSVDGITFDKHPANPLIAVSPDEGNTGFRDPKVWRHGELWYMVIGSGREGKGQALLYRSADLEEWAYMGVAAESDGTHGDMWECPDLFPLGDKHVLVLSPMNMEGAKNLYMVGEMDYESGKFTPEQEAMLDHGPDFYAAQTLLDNQGRRIMIAWMDHWGAEMAREDRGWYGAMTVPRELVLMLDGKLASRPVPELELLREEGIMVSGVTLAAGESAVWSLKNGQGCEWIVEFDLEGIQAKLLELSLLVSEDGQERTVIRYLPSERKLLLDCCTSGAGDTSISAVTLPETSSTLKLQVFVDRSSIEVFVNDGQYALTSRVYPTALRGGLTMKAEGGSVSLQSLHMWNLKSIGS
- a CDS encoding helix-turn-helix domain-containing protein: MMFEIMLVDDEKGVRNSIKAKIDWEAAGFAIVSEAASGSEALELLERGPLPQVVISDIRMPQMDGIEFIRICKQRYPFLRTVVLSGYSDFDYLKAAIQLGVKDYLLKPVARSELNELLGKLGEDIKAEHEHIRASQLELLRKNEQLRLLQENFLLQMVKDEWYSVAAVKERLQQLQLTPLAADDLVVQFVAMEMRIPEGRMTDRQERRDLLNLAFQMLCRETAAKWKGLYPFSDVSNSSMMYFLIIVKKGAEQHSKAERFVQELKRNISSYLKLESVSGIGEEMKGLKRLKNGYASCMLSWSQSTVYKNGDGERVRELTRAFSPEAERKLVQAIENLDMNAFRNQLDVIFTSERDTPMFAFTFLALRMLLLFSSIAKKFEWGGSSLQKYLWNCQMTISDYQSREGVMGQIEELAQLVMEEVKKTRFSNGQHMVEAVRKYVEENFSYELTLSSLADMFHLNETYLSGLFKQHVGITFSDYVTRLRITKAEQLLRENELKLTDIAMLVGYSSSSYFSTSFKKYCGKSPKEYRECFLKKQG
- a CDS encoding sensor histidine kinase; amino-acid sequence: MLYSLRSRLMLVFSILLIIPITAVVFILSRESAKLIQASTQTSTLQTIDQYASHVSTLLTQIEDTGNQILSSDTTQDWITADLNDESTKGEQFLAKQKLREFLSSYAINNSNVISISTFAEEEGGLWTQDKSYRNSIWYKQYKEQDVRWTQAHKDKEQADDSMRARDINSLVLPLVQLQSLKNVGVIKVNYPSELLREDIDKISFGKSGKAFLLTDDGLSVLNQNLSGYENVLNEGLYILENNRDGQTSGIFPLHLKGMDYLFFYRKLPAQDWLIVGEVPEAELYATITHIKETLLYASFVLLIVVIVVALWLSTDITKPLSTMARAMRHVKHGQFELALKNMPKVRARKSEVGYVTGVFEQMTHRLQYLIETEFETNLRRKNAEYKALLLQINPHFYNNTLEIISGLAAMKREDLVMDATEALAKMMRYSLNLDSDLVKVSEEFSYIHDYLFILKLRHEDHLVVKINQEAEADDLLIAKFILQPLVENAVKYSLEKGGIAEVTLTSCLFEGRLHLKIQDNGVGMTQELIRNIIADTELKDSVGILNDKGDSIGLRNVLSRCLLYYDEQFEFVLDSKMGTGTTISLMLPMIKG
- a CDS encoding sugar ABC transporter substrate-binding protein, translated to MSSKSRVVLSVMLAFGLLAGCGDKGGNSEPAGASSTPKEEKVTLTFWRNSGNDAENSAYDQLVASFNEKHPNIKVEMSPIPYSDYDTKLRTSIASGNPPDIMAIDGPNMASYAQAGALQPLTAYFKTDGNLEDIPESTIATYTYQNEIYMAPLTESSIALFYNKKMFEEKGIALPSKNPEEAWTWDQVLDAAKKVNDPAKGIYGIDPAQGFGNAGGTAYFKYPIIWQFGGEIMSPDGTTSKGYLDKPETKKALQFFSDLYNKDKVSSLEYPPEPFPNSKLAMTIDGSWSLSNYADKFPNFKLGEDFDIAPLPKEVQQAVANGSWSLAISSKSKNAEAAWQFVNWVTGHDGALTYCTITKDIPARYSVSKEFPELNEYPKNIFVVQNQKFGRPRPITPIFPQMSEAVNKVFEEVTISGRNIDASIADAIKKIDKAYKDLPQK
- a CDS encoding methyl-accepting chemotaxis protein; amino-acid sequence: MKIRMKLSVMMIAITVFSTALMGGFTYNKSTSTIMDLTESSMKQINTDKAETIEAMIDKEKRNMQLVAGETEITDLLLKAGNGGIPTGDKLQAEVDTKLQGLVKDAGNLEHMFVVDMKGIAIADSNLKTQGTDFSDRNYTKTVIKTGEPVISETLKSKATGAFVLAFVHPVKSDGKMIGFVASAVSADSIIKYLASAKVMSAASSYAYLVDETGVILYHPDKTKIGTSVENAQIKAVVERIKGGEKPADSIVEYVFNGKDKKAAYTVLPETNWTLVLTGDIGEITKPVHDMTNFILLIGIISLVLTIFVGFVVAGRISSPIVKLTELINKTADLDLEYNEKYEYLGKSKDETGTIARAMFKTRAVLREMAESLITISTKVLDNAETLEKLSNYVRENAHDNSATTEQLSAGMEETAASTQEMTAAIHEIENNVRTISGRVKEGAEVSGQITERALALQHDANESTENAKRIYESVRIDMEKAIEQSNSISEINVLADTILSITSQTNLLALNAAIEAARAGEAGRGFAVVAGEIRKLAEKSSETAAGIQGVVKGVYSSVEQMKENSEAILSFIDQNVLGDYERLNEVSQQYNNDASMVNELMNQLDTAAEHLNMTVSSIAIAVNEVAATVNEGAIGVQDIAEKTADIVEKTFQEAAMADENTVSAKELLGLVEKFKI